Within Gemmatimonadota bacterium, the genomic segment AGGTCGCGCCGCGCGATCGCGCCGCCTTCGTCCAGCACCGGCTCCTGGTCACCCAGCGTGGGCGCGTCCTTCTTCTGAAAGAACAGCCCGGTGTAGATCTCGTCTCCCCAGATCATCGCTTTCTCGCAGGCCGTCTTC encodes:
- a CDS encoding 2-oxoacid ferredoxin oxidoreductase, which translates into the protein KTACEKAMIWGDEIYTGLFFQKKDAPTLGDQEPVLDEGGAIARRDLGISQEQSGRIIKRMM